In Aeromicrobium marinum DSM 15272, one genomic interval encodes:
- a CDS encoding ATP-binding protein, whose amino-acid sequence MKTHEVVRLPFDPSTPSIARTKLAGFLTINRASSSVIDDALIVISEMIANAVSHGVPAQDGTIEISWSISGHLLELSVYDAGRGAALDPIDFDTDSLSGRGLSIINRIADRWWVDMSQGTRVNAELPLSVR is encoded by the coding sequence GTGAAGACCCATGAGGTGGTCCGCCTGCCCTTCGACCCGTCGACGCCCAGCATCGCCCGCACCAAGCTGGCCGGGTTCCTCACGATCAACCGCGCCTCGTCCTCGGTCATCGACGACGCGCTCATCGTCATCAGCGAGATGATCGCCAACGCCGTCAGTCACGGCGTCCCCGCCCAGGACGGCACGATCGAGATCTCCTGGTCGATCTCGGGCCACCTGCTCGAGCTGAGCGTCTACGACGCCGGGCGTGGAGCGGCCCTCGACCCGATCGACTTCGACACCGACTCGCTCAGTGGTCGCGGCCTGTCGATCATCAACCGCATCGCCGACCGCTGGTGGGTCGACATGTCGCAGGGCACCCGCGTCAACGCCGAGCTGCCGCTGTCGGTCCGCTGA
- a CDS encoding rhodanese-like domain-containing protein: MNAPDIASTDVDSLPSPLPSDLVVLDVREPHEWQAGHIDGAVHIPLGELTSRVGDLDPAARTLVVCHVGGRSARATAWLQSQGHDVVNLDGGMDAWEAAGRPVA; the protein is encoded by the coding sequence ATGAACGCACCCGACATCGCGTCGACCGACGTCGACTCCCTGCCCTCGCCCCTGCCCTCGGACCTGGTCGTCCTGGACGTCCGCGAGCCGCACGAGTGGCAGGCCGGCCACATCGACGGAGCCGTGCACATCCCCTTGGGCGAGCTGACGTCGCGCGTCGGTGATCTCGACCCCGCCGCCCGCACCCTGGTGGTGTGCCACGTCGGTGGCCGGTCGGCACGAGCGACGGCGTGGCTGCAGTCGCAGGGCCACGACGTCGTCAACCTCGACGGTGGGATGGACGCGTGGGAGGCCGCCGGTCGGCCGGTGGCCTGA
- a CDS encoding tetratricopeptide repeat protein, with protein sequence MALAPLALVPGGFARFVVAPLLVVSVAIAVGARARATGRLPAAVVGVVGAGSLVLLVAALASVSPAAALLGRWPRYEGVVVLGLYVASAWLGARLLGGERHPATATTLLRATAVGALVLAAFSVLDALGASPLGGTDATRPGALLGNATDQGIVAMIAMAVLLRPALTDRQALHVAGLVASVLTIGLAGSRAVIGAAAVVVVVHLAAGVRGGRRPLLLVLGGLVAVVAILPQARERLLGFHTVTGRSVLWTESLELGLDHPWLGVGPSGFVDAIPRYHDDDWVERVGVAAPPDSPHLWLLQAWSAGGLLLVLLAVALAGLIAALGWRGVRRRPDDPLVLGLFAATVGYGLVLSTHFTIAGTTPWAAFLAGGLIAAAARESRSPLPLATSVAAGTAAVVLLAACVGEVVIRDGVDAAAAGRGAAADRSFEIAAGWRPWDVDLPLIAAQALAGATSGGDESAVDPTVRWAARSLELTPDSSTAGLALAVALLRRGELAEALQVLDGVVALAPTDPQAHVQRALARFGLQDGAGAVDDLERAVELDPEDPTAADLLEQIEQRLAGPPGD encoded by the coding sequence ATGGCCCTGGCCCCCCTGGCCCTCGTCCCCGGCGGGTTCGCACGCTTCGTCGTCGCGCCGCTGCTGGTGGTGTCGGTCGCGATCGCCGTCGGCGCCCGGGCGCGCGCCACGGGCCGGCTGCCGGCAGCGGTCGTCGGTGTGGTCGGCGCCGGCTCACTCGTCCTGCTCGTCGCGGCGCTCGCCTCGGTCTCGCCGGCTGCTGCGCTGCTGGGCCGATGGCCCCGCTACGAGGGCGTGGTCGTCCTCGGCCTCTACGTCGCGTCGGCATGGCTCGGGGCTCGCCTGCTCGGCGGCGAGCGCCACCCGGCCACCGCGACCACGCTGCTGCGGGCCACCGCGGTGGGAGCCCTGGTGCTCGCGGCGTTCTCGGTGCTCGACGCCCTTGGCGCCTCGCCCCTGGGCGGGACGGACGCGACCCGGCCGGGTGCCCTGCTCGGCAACGCCACCGACCAGGGCATCGTCGCGATGATCGCGATGGCCGTGCTGCTGCGACCGGCCCTGACCGACCGGCAGGCGCTGCACGTGGCCGGGCTGGTCGCATCGGTGCTGACGATCGGCCTCGCCGGGTCGCGGGCCGTCATCGGTGCGGCGGCCGTGGTGGTGGTCGTGCACCTGGCGGCCGGAGTGCGAGGCGGCCGCCGGCCGCTGCTGCTCGTCCTGGGTGGCTTGGTCGCCGTGGTGGCGATCCTGCCGCAGGCCCGCGAGAGGCTCCTCGGCTTCCACACCGTGACCGGGCGGTCGGTGCTGTGGACCGAGTCGCTCGAGCTGGGCCTCGACCACCCGTGGCTCGGCGTCGGACCCAGCGGGTTCGTCGATGCCATCCCTCGCTACCACGACGACGATTGGGTGGAGCGGGTCGGCGTCGCAGCTCCTCCGGACTCGCCCCACCTGTGGTTGCTGCAGGCCTGGTCGGCCGGAGGTCTGCTCCTGGTGCTGTTGGCCGTCGCGCTGGCCGGCCTCATCGCCGCCCTCGGGTGGCGCGGTGTGCGGCGTCGACCCGACGACCCCCTGGTGCTGGGTCTGTTCGCCGCGACGGTCGGCTACGGACTCGTGCTGAGCACCCACTTCACGATCGCCGGCACCACCCCGTGGGCGGCCTTCCTCGCCGGCGGCCTGATCGCCGCAGCCGCCAGGGAGTCCCGCTCGCCGTTGCCGCTGGCGACGTCCGTGGCAGCCGGTACTGCTGCCGTCGTGCTGCTCGCGGCCTGCGTGGGTGAGGTCGTGATCCGCGACGGTGTCGACGCCGCTGCGGCAGGTCGCGGGGCCGCCGCCGACCGGTCGTTCGAGATCGCGGCCGGCTGGCGGCCGTGGGACGTCGACCTGCCACTGATCGCGGCCCAGGCCCTCGCCGGTGCGACCTCGGGCGGGGACGAGTCGGCCGTCGACCCGACCGTCAGGTGGGCGGCACGCAGCCTGGAGCTCACCCCCGACAGCTCGACCGCCGGCCTCGCCCTCGCGGTGGCCCTGCTGCGTCGCGGCGAGCTCGCCGAAGCGCTTCAGGTCCTCGACGGCGTCGTCGCGCTGGCGCCCACCGATCCGCAGGCACACGTCCAGCGCGCCCTGGCTCGCTTCGGTCTGCAGGACGGGGCCGGAGCCGTGGACGACCTGGAGCGCGCCGTCGAGCTGGACCCCGAGGATCCGACGGCGGCCGACCTGCTCGAGCAGATCGAGCAGCGGCTCGCCGGTCCGCCGGGCGACTGA
- a CDS encoding DUF5926 family protein: MGKKSRRQGAKVAKQRMPYVVRTFEGLPGEIDWVALREFVPSATATVTLTGSDRVVRVCSLLPGNGPGLVRPDGEIWLGLQVIHNFGDISRDLAHVVQLALELEPGTPVTMSDPGVGERLQDLVDPSSTFDVEVHEGFDYWLEGADTSDRTQALLEAANGSAVPTTKLDAVPGAYWTQMGERRYLRWVQPQQEDRVLDAFARLHVGGHDALGDDIRLIGMFRAHGLLVPVWETPTGAEALEEPAAALAARLEEALADDAPLTTEQRSARNGLANRQITIR, from the coding sequence GTGGGCAAGAAGTCGCGCCGTCAGGGCGCCAAGGTCGCCAAGCAGCGCATGCCGTACGTGGTGCGCACCTTCGAGGGACTCCCCGGTGAGATCGACTGGGTCGCCCTGCGGGAGTTCGTCCCGTCGGCCACCGCCACGGTCACGCTGACCGGTTCGGATCGGGTGGTCCGGGTCTGCTCGCTGCTGCCCGGCAACGGTCCGGGTCTGGTGCGGCCGGACGGCGAGATCTGGCTCGGCCTGCAGGTGATCCACAACTTCGGGGACATCAGCCGCGACCTGGCGCACGTGGTGCAGCTGGCTCTCGAGCTGGAGCCCGGGACCCCGGTCACGATGTCCGACCCCGGGGTGGGGGAGCGGCTGCAGGACCTGGTCGACCCCTCCTCGACGTTCGACGTCGAGGTGCACGAGGGCTTCGACTACTGGCTCGAGGGTGCCGACACCTCGGACCGCACCCAGGCGCTGCTCGAGGCGGCGAACGGTTCGGCCGTCCCCACCACGAAGCTGGACGCGGTGCCCGGCGCGTACTGGACCCAGATGGGCGAGCGCCGGTACCTGCGGTGGGTGCAGCCGCAGCAGGAGGACCGGGTGCTCGACGCGTTCGCGCGGCTGCACGTGGGTGGCCACGACGCCCTGGGTGACGACATCCGGCTGATCGGGATGTTCCGCGCCCACGGTCTGCTCGTCCCGGTGTGGGAGACCCCCACCGGCGCCGAGGCGCTGGAGGAGCCCGCCGCGGCCCTCGCGGCCCGCCTCGAGGAGGCCCTGGCCGACGACGCCCCGCTGACCACCGAGCAGCGCTCCGCGCGTAACGGCCTGGCCAACCGCCAGATCACCATCCGCTGA
- a CDS encoding S-layer homology domain-containing protein gives MTFLRAALGAAVVATVLGAPTGAAASVNATAADLLAGLPVAAEVRTGYDRDLFTHWIDADGNGCDTRREVLQAESLTPVVVTGTCTIVSGQWYSAFDGATWTDPADVDIDHLVPLAEAWDSGARTWSEPTRRAFANDLAIPDSLIAVTDSVNQSKSDGDPADWMPPLTSARCDYAVQWVTVKTRWRLSVDPAEQAALADTLSGSCGARVVGAPPDGSPTQDGPTSFVDVSGSHVFRDEITWLAGQRVTTGYTDGTFRPGQPVLREQMAAFLYRLRGEPAVQLPPTSPFTDVPTTHVFYRQMVWLKSQNITTGYDNGNGTISFRPGQPVLREQMAAFLRRLEANPPVAQPSSRPFTDVATSHVFHLDIVWLAREGITTGYDTGFGCREYRPSAAVLREQMAAFLFRLENGGTTPLLDGSACQPPPPPPPGNPVPKIPGTNNCPAFAPIKGNASSMIYHVPGGGSYNVTNPEQCFRSEVDAVAAGYRAARN, from the coding sequence ATGACGTTCTTGCGCGCAGCTCTGGGAGCTGCTGTGGTCGCCACCGTGCTGGGTGCACCGACCGGTGCCGCGGCCTCGGTGAACGCGACGGCGGCCGACCTGCTGGCCGGGCTGCCGGTGGCGGCCGAGGTCCGCACCGGCTACGACCGTGACCTGTTCACCCACTGGATCGACGCCGACGGCAACGGGTGTGACACCCGGCGTGAGGTCCTGCAGGCCGAGTCGCTGACACCGGTGGTCGTCACCGGGACCTGCACGATCGTCTCCGGGCAGTGGTACTCGGCCTTCGACGGGGCGACCTGGACGGACCCGGCCGACGTCGACATCGACCACCTCGTCCCCCTCGCCGAGGCCTGGGACTCCGGGGCGCGGACGTGGAGCGAGCCGACCCGTCGCGCGTTCGCGAACGACCTGGCCATCCCCGACTCGCTCATCGCGGTCACCGACTCGGTCAACCAGTCCAAGAGCGACGGCGACCCGGCCGACTGGATGCCGCCCCTCACCTCGGCGCGGTGCGACTACGCGGTGCAGTGGGTGACCGTCAAGACCCGGTGGCGGCTCAGCGTCGACCCGGCCGAGCAGGCCGCGCTCGCCGACACGCTGTCCGGTTCGTGCGGCGCCCGCGTCGTGGGCGCCCCGCCCGACGGGTCGCCGACCCAGGACGGACCGACGAGCTTCGTCGACGTGTCCGGCTCGCACGTCTTCCGCGACGAGATCACCTGGCTGGCCGGTCAGCGGGTCACCACGGGCTACACGGACGGCACGTTCCGCCCGGGTCAGCCGGTCCTGCGGGAGCAGATGGCGGCCTTCCTGTACCGCCTGAGGGGCGAGCCTGCGGTGCAGCTGCCGCCGACCTCACCGTTCACCGACGTGCCGACGACCCACGTGTTCTACCGGCAGATGGTCTGGCTGAAGAGCCAGAACATCACGACGGGCTACGACAACGGCAACGGCACCATCTCGTTCCGTCCGGGCCAGCCGGTGCTGCGGGAGCAGATGGCGGCCTTCCTCCGCCGACTCGAGGCGAACCCGCCTGTCGCCCAGCCGAGCTCGCGCCCCTTCACCGACGTCGCGACCTCGCACGTGTTCCACCTCGACATCGTCTGGCTGGCGCGTGAAGGAATCACCACCGGCTACGACACCGGCTTCGGGTGCCGCGAGTACCGCCCGTCGGCGGCGGTGCTGCGCGAGCAGATGGCGGCCTTCCTGTTCCGGCTCGAGAACGGTGGGACCACCCCGCTGCTCGACGGCAGCGCCTGTCAGCCGCCCCCACCGCCACCGCCGGGCAACCCCGTCCCGAAGATCCCGGGCACCAACAACTGCCCGGCCTTCGCGCCGATCAAGGGCAACGCCAGCTCGATGATCTACCACGTCCCGGGCGGAGGGTCGTACAACGTGACCAACCCCGAGCAGTGCTTCCGGAGCGAGGTCGACGCCGTGGCAGCGGGGTACCGGGCCGCGCGCAACTGA
- a CDS encoding arginine deiminase: MGLGADSEVGRLRTVMLHRPGPEISRLTPRNNDSLLFDGIPWLGRAQEEHDAFAQALRDHDVEVLLLVDLLVEALASPAARDSIIASTTDALHLGDALRDHVARELADLHPDDLALTLTGGLRNDEVTGVRSLVTSLLRPDDFVIDPLPNLLFTRDSSVWLPDRVAVTSLAMPARVRETQLTGLVYTHHPRFAEVEQVHGPHLEHLEGGDVLLLAPGAVAVGVGERTTPAGVERFAHQVLSAGLAHSVLAVPIAQERATMHLDTIVTMVDVDTVVIYPNMAADLRAHLVTLGDDGELVVGPDRSFFAVAADAMGIDELRRIDTGLDPVTAEREQWDDGNNTLAIAPRLAVAYERNERTNARMAEQGIEVVQISGSELGSGRGGPRCMSCPIDRD; this comes from the coding sequence ATGGGACTGGGCGCGGACAGTGAGGTCGGACGGCTCCGCACGGTGATGCTGCACCGGCCGGGGCCGGAGATCTCCCGGCTCACCCCACGCAACAACGACTCGTTGCTGTTCGACGGCATCCCGTGGCTGGGCCGCGCGCAGGAGGAGCACGATGCCTTCGCACAGGCGCTCCGCGACCACGACGTCGAGGTGCTGCTGCTGGTCGACCTGCTGGTGGAGGCCCTCGCGTCACCGGCCGCCCGCGACTCGATCATCGCGTCGACCACCGACGCGCTGCACCTCGGGGACGCCCTGCGTGACCACGTGGCGCGGGAGCTGGCGGACCTGCATCCGGACGACCTCGCGCTGACCCTCACCGGAGGACTCCGCAACGACGAGGTGACCGGCGTGCGGAGCCTGGTCACCAGCCTGCTGCGGCCCGACGACTTCGTGATCGACCCGCTGCCGAACCTGCTGTTCACCCGGGACTCCTCGGTGTGGCTGCCCGACCGGGTCGCCGTCACCAGCCTGGCGATGCCGGCGCGGGTGCGCGAGACGCAGCTGACCGGCCTCGTCTACACCCACCACCCGAGGTTCGCCGAGGTGGAGCAGGTGCACGGCCCGCACCTGGAGCACCTCGAGGGCGGCGACGTGCTGCTGCTGGCGCCCGGGGCCGTCGCCGTCGGTGTCGGCGAACGCACGACCCCGGCCGGCGTGGAACGGTTCGCGCACCAGGTGCTCTCGGCGGGACTGGCGCACTCGGTGCTGGCCGTGCCGATCGCCCAGGAGCGCGCCACCATGCACCTCGACACGATCGTCACGATGGTCGATGTCGACACCGTGGTCATCTATCCCAACATGGCGGCCGACCTGCGAGCGCACCTCGTGACGCTGGGTGACGACGGCGAGCTCGTCGTCGGGCCCGATCGGTCGTTCTTCGCCGTGGCGGCCGACGCCATGGGCATCGACGAGCTGCGCCGCATCGACACGGGGCTCGACCCGGTGACGGCCGAGCGGGAGCAGTGGGACGACGGCAACAACACCTTGGCCATCGCACCGCGGCTCGCCGTGGCCTACGAGCGCAACGAGCGGACGAACGCGCGGATGGCCGAGCAGGGCATCGAGGTCGTGCAGATCAGTGGGTCCGAGCTGGGCTCGGGACGCGGCGGCCCACGGTGCATGTCGTGCCCCATCGACCGTGACTGA
- a CDS encoding carboxypeptidase regulatory-like domain-containing protein, with amino-acid sequence MFGSVAPPRRTPRTVLSALLSLLVVATALVTTSTPAAAAGVTISGTVTDDVTGEGIDDVFVDAFSDDDFSFATTDESGNFTLTDVAPGAYTIAFNADGYAFEYYDDSPTFADATVVEVAASDITGIDAELSVPGTITGTIDKSYDAGSASDISYELFPTIDVYQGAELVSGTVADESGEYSIEGLAPGTYRVDFQRASGQSIGAGEFFEDKRESLGAGAANLVTVTAGGTVQADASLEEGGTFTGTILKSNGQPLAAGCRVTAFTEDGSLATRTAFTNEDGEFTITGLSSGNYLVASNGFGFPTVDGGEVPDCPGGEQFRASATTMSVDAGPTATAVFGADTALGTMRLAGPSFTDVDPAHVFADEMQWLATQGISKGYDNGDGTTRFEPSAPVLREQMAAFLYRFETMRNGGEAPEVTLPVQGSPFTDVSTTHVFYTEMVWLSQQQITTGYDNGDGTTRFEPSAPVLREQMAAFLYRFEFGSDAEGPEHEGGPTFTDVAPGFVFFDQIEWLAETGVTTGYDEANGTKTYRGGQPVLREQMAAFLFRYDRLPR; translated from the coding sequence ATGTTCGGGTCTGTCGCGCCGCCCCGGCGCACCCCCCGCACCGTCTTGTCCGCGCTGTTGTCCCTGTTGGTCGTCGCCACAGCTTTGGTGACGACGTCGACCCCAGCCGCCGCGGCGGGTGTCACGATTTCAGGGACCGTCACCGACGACGTCACTGGAGAGGGGATCGACGACGTCTTCGTCGACGCCTTCTCCGACGATGACTTCAGCTTTGCGACCACCGACGAGTCGGGCAACTTCACTCTCACCGACGTGGCACCGGGCGCGTACACGATCGCCTTCAATGCGGACGGCTACGCGTTCGAGTACTACGACGACAGTCCGACCTTCGCCGACGCGACGGTGGTCGAGGTCGCCGCGAGTGACATCACCGGCATCGACGCCGAGCTGTCCGTCCCGGGGACGATCACCGGGACGATTGACAAGTCCTACGACGCGGGAAGCGCGTCGGACATCTCGTACGAGCTCTTCCCGACGATTGACGTCTACCAAGGCGCTGAGCTGGTGTCCGGGACGGTGGCGGATGAATCCGGCGAGTACTCGATCGAGGGCCTGGCTCCGGGAACCTACCGTGTGGACTTCCAGCGGGCGAGTGGCCAGTCCATCGGCGCGGGCGAGTTCTTCGAGGACAAGCGTGAAAGTCTGGGCGCCGGGGCAGCGAACCTCGTCACGGTCACGGCCGGTGGCACGGTCCAGGCCGACGCTTCACTCGAGGAGGGCGGAACCTTCACCGGGACCATCCTGAAGTCCAACGGCCAGCCCTTGGCAGCCGGTTGCCGCGTCACGGCCTTCACCGAGGACGGCTCGCTGGCCACCCGCACGGCGTTCACCAACGAGGACGGCGAGTTCACCATCACCGGCCTGAGTTCAGGAAACTACCTGGTCGCCTCCAACGGCTTCGGATTCCCGACGGTCGATGGTGGGGAAGTGCCCGACTGCCCCGGTGGCGAGCAATTCCGTGCCAGCGCCACGACAATGTCGGTCGACGCTGGCCCGACGGCGACAGCCGTGTTCGGGGCCGACACGGCTCTGGGCACCATGAGGCTGGCCGGACCCTCGTTCACCGACGTCGACCCGGCGCACGTGTTCGCCGACGAGATGCAGTGGCTCGCGACCCAGGGGATCAGCAAGGGGTACGACAACGGCGACGGGACCACGCGGTTCGAGCCGTCGGCGCCGGTGCTGCGGGAGCAGATGGCAGCGTTCCTCTACCGGTTCGAGACGATGCGCAACGGTGGTGAGGCGCCCGAGGTCACCCTGCCCGTCCAGGGTTCACCGTTCACTGACGTTTCCACCACTCACGTCTTCTACACCGAGATGGTCTGGTTGAGCCAGCAGCAGATCACCACGGGCTATGACAATGGCGACGGGACCACGCGGTTTGAGCCGTCGGCGCCGGTGCTGCGGGAGCAGATGGCGGCATTCCTGTACCGGTTCGAGTTCGGCTCCGATGCCGAGGGTCCGGAGCACGAGGGTGGCCCGACCTTCACGGACGTGGCGCCGGGGTTCGTCTTCTTCGACCAGATCGAGTGGTTGGCCGAGACCGGGGTCACCACCGGGTACGACGAGGCGAACGGCACCAAGACGTACCGCGGTGGTCAGCCGGTGCTGCGGGAGCAGATGGCGGCGTTCCTGTTCCGCTACGACCGCCTTCCGCGGTAG
- a CDS encoding S-layer homology domain-containing protein, whose product MMRVRGRRPAVVVGMVVGVIATVLPFAASAAPSSSVAGTVTEAGTGDPVEDVVVRFNRQIDGGPVLEGGIRTRADGAYTRPTEPGQYTVCFYSRAHTPTCTDEFVLAADEMLTGLDAVLTVDPEAAEPTVAPTGLALDDQEPVSTTSVGATWDAAAYGLFAYGVAVSVDGEPIDIQYTESTETELVVDGLEPGTEYKLTVAALLPSGQESVQSAPLTVTTEDVPVGLVDPPSNLRLDRTVAPASDAIAVEWDPSDDEVSQYAVYYADDDSRINGVQYVDGDETSLVVDDGGDGLEANVSYTLTVQAVGAADDVSGPSNEIRVSTLAEGEFPDFSDTVLNTFAYEIDWLASTGITTGYDDGTFRPGQPVLREQMAAFLYRLETLRLGEEPWVDMPEESPFTDVPETHEFYREMVWLEQEGITTGYDNGDETISFRPSEPVLREQMAAFLYRFDFQDFTSEGEPTFNDVAPGFVFFDEIEWLALTGITTGYDDGTFRGGQPVLREQMAAFLYRYNLLPFEEQMLR is encoded by the coding sequence ATGATGCGTGTCCGTGGTCGTCGTCCTGCTGTGGTGGTCGGGATGGTCGTCGGCGTCATCGCCACGGTGCTTCCGTTCGCCGCCTCGGCCGCTCCCAGCTCGTCCGTCGCCGGCACGGTGACCGAGGCCGGTACGGGTGATCCGGTCGAGGACGTGGTGGTGAGGTTCAACCGGCAGATCGACGGTGGGCCGGTGCTCGAGGGCGGGATCCGGACCAGGGCGGACGGCGCCTACACGCGTCCCACCGAGCCCGGCCAGTACACGGTGTGCTTCTACAGTCGGGCCCACACCCCGACCTGTACGGACGAGTTCGTGCTCGCCGCCGACGAGATGCTCACCGGCCTCGATGCCGTGCTCACGGTGGACCCCGAGGCGGCGGAACCCACCGTGGCACCGACGGGCCTGGCCCTCGACGACCAGGAACCGGTCTCCACCACGTCGGTCGGTGCCACCTGGGACGCCGCGGCCTACGGACTGTTCGCCTACGGGGTGGCCGTCAGTGTCGACGGCGAACCGATCGACATCCAGTACACCGAGAGCACGGAGACCGAGCTGGTGGTCGACGGACTCGAGCCGGGCACGGAGTACAAGCTGACCGTCGCTGCCCTGCTGCCGAGCGGACAGGAGTCGGTCCAGTCCGCGCCCCTGACGGTGACCACCGAGGACGTGCCGGTCGGGCTCGTCGACCCGCCGAGCAACCTGCGCCTTGACCGCACCGTCGCGCCGGCCTCGGACGCCATCGCCGTCGAGTGGGACCCGTCCGACGACGAGGTGTCGCAGTACGCCGTGTACTACGCCGACGACGACAGCCGCATCAACGGAGTCCAGTACGTCGACGGCGATGAGACGTCCCTCGTGGTGGACGACGGCGGGGACGGCCTGGAAGCGAATGTCAGCTACACGCTCACCGTTCAGGCGGTCGGGGCCGCCGACGACGTGTCGGGGCCGTCGAACGAGATCCGCGTGTCCACCCTGGCCGAGGGTGAGTTCCCGGACTTCAGCGACACCGTGCTGAACACGTTCGCCTACGAGATCGACTGGTTGGCCTCGACGGGCATCACCACGGGCTACGACGACGGGACCTTCCGTCCTGGCCAGCCGGTTCTGCGTGAGCAGATGGCCGCGTTCCTCTACCGCCTGGAGACCCTCCGCCTCGGCGAGGAGCCGTGGGTCGACATGCCGGAGGAGTCGCCCTTCACCGACGTGCCGGAGACGCACGAGTTCTACAGGGAGATGGTGTGGCTCGAGCAGGAGGGCATCACCACGGGCTACGACAACGGCGACGAGACGATCTCGTTCCGTCCGTCGGAGCCGGTTCTGCGTGAGCAGATGGCGGCGTTCCTGTACCGGTTCGACTTCCAGGACTTCACCTCCGAGGGCGAGCCGACGTTCAACGACGTCGCCCCGGGCTTCGTGTTCTTCGACGAGATCGAGTGGTTGGCCCTCACCGGCATCACCACCGGGTACGACGACGGCACGTTCCGCGGCGGCCAGCCGGTGCTGCGCGAGCAGATGGCGGCGTTCCTCTACCGCTACAACCTGCTGCCGTTCGAGGAGCAAATGCTTCGGTAG